In the genome of Treponema pedis, one region contains:
- a CDS encoding DUF2156 domain-containing protein translates to MNIPEYPEFARISVDMQNEIEFYLRKLPDGISELTFMNLYLFRETYKYRISKTEKLLIITGEYKGEPFFITPCCTVNVEITKELLEKYKNWTILSKSFLDNNRTVFELPYFKNLKIEEDRDNFDYIYLRKNLAELAGKDFHKKKTHINKFEKTYENIRIEPLTLENIDDARKILEIWAESLTDKTPENSDYYAALDALDIFPRSAMPGIVLYVWNEPVAWTIAEITQNNKTAVILFEKADASYKGSFQYINYAFARYLPEYIEFINREQDLGDEGLRQAKMTYRPVKFIKKYKITNT, encoded by the coding sequence ATGAATATTCCAGAATACCCTGAGTTTGCCCGGATTTCCGTCGATATGCAAAATGAAATAGAATTTTATTTGAGAAAATTACCGGACGGAATTTCCGAACTCACATTTATGAATTTATATCTTTTTAGAGAAACGTATAAATATAGAATTTCAAAAACCGAAAAGCTCTTAATTATAACCGGAGAATATAAGGGAGAGCCTTTTTTTATAACTCCGTGCTGTACCGTAAATGTAGAAATAACAAAAGAGCTTTTAGAAAAGTACAAAAACTGGACGATTCTTTCAAAATCGTTTTTGGATAATAACCGGACAGTATTTGAGCTTCCCTATTTTAAAAATCTGAAAATCGAAGAGGATAGGGATAACTTCGACTATATTTATTTAAGAAAAAATCTTGCCGAACTTGCAGGAAAAGATTTTCACAAAAAGAAAACGCATATAAATAAATTTGAAAAAACCTATGAAAATATCCGTATTGAACCCCTTACCTTGGAAAATATAGATGACGCAAGAAAAATATTGGAAATTTGGGCGGAATCGCTTACCGATAAAACCCCTGAAAATTCCGATTATTATGCGGCATTGGACGCACTTGATATATTCCCGCGGTCGGCAATGCCGGGTATTGTTTTATATGTTTGGAATGAACCTGTAGCGTGGACTATTGCGGAAATTACTCAAAATAATAAAACGGCGGTTATCTTATTTGAAAAAGCCGATGCCTCATATAAGGGAAGTTTTCAGTATATAAATTATGCTTTTGCAAGATATTTACCCGAATATATCGAATTTATAAACAGAGAACAGGACTTGGGAGACGAGGGTCTCAGACAGGCAAAAATGACATACCGACCGGTAAAATTTATAAAAAAATATAAAATAACCAATACTTAA
- a CDS encoding methyl-accepting chemotaxis protein, which translates to MKKRFTIRLKLLIVFGLLIITSILTLGLLTLQISKKALTEKVELYLSEKAKDTAEIIDGKITSLVQFLQGMARMKILLNADMTYKEKIAVLNKEASLNKDINKLEIADINGYYYTSEGYTAFAGNFTWFQSAKAGKPYISEPLVSEPDKNVIMIVSVPVYDDNHNIMSVLAATISGFWLSDIIKDITVGESGECSMFDAKGIIIADRNMDLVTARYNLIEEAKQNPEFVSIAAFLESILTKDAHSVGYYDYGGLIIVGYAKLSNNWRIIIGSAVSDVMGAISVLRNSIYILGLFILLLTLVIVFIVAHILVKPIIGAVNALNDIAHGEGDLTVQLPVSGNDEITDLSRYFNQTIEKIGKAIHEVSTNADIMKNIGEELASNMTETAGAVHQISANIEGVKHQALTQAASVTETVSTIEEIIQTIRQLNTNIEKQTLSVAKSSSAIEQMVANISSITQILEKTNDVIKNLSNATEDGKQTIATSNSVTQKIAEESGGLLEASSVIQHIASQTNLLAMNAAIEAAHAGEAGKGFAVVADEIRKLAEESSMQGKTITSTLKTLSGEIEILSGSAKTAEEKFNAIFGLSDEVKSMSSRLMEAMKEQENGSKEVLTAIEDINAITAQVNAGSAEMLIGGENVAKEMQKLDGLTRSITDSMNEMAAGAIQINNAVQEVNEITQKNKISIENLVKEVNRFKV; encoded by the coding sequence ATGAAAAAGCGTTTTACTATTCGCTTAAAGCTGCTTATCGTTTTCGGTCTTTTAATCATCACATCAATATTGACACTGGGACTTTTAACTTTACAAATCTCAAAAAAAGCTCTTACGGAAAAAGTTGAATTGTATCTTAGTGAAAAAGCGAAAGATACTGCGGAAATTATCGACGGAAAAATTACTTCTTTGGTTCAATTCCTTCAGGGTATGGCGCGTATGAAGATTCTTTTAAATGCCGATATGACATATAAAGAAAAAATCGCCGTTTTAAATAAAGAGGCATCTCTTAATAAAGATATAAATAAATTGGAAATAGCGGATATAAACGGTTATTACTATACATCGGAAGGCTATACCGCCTTTGCAGGTAACTTCACATGGTTTCAATCTGCAAAAGCCGGTAAACCTTATATTTCCGAACCTCTCGTTTCGGAACCGGATAAAAACGTCATAATGATTGTTTCGGTTCCCGTTTACGATGACAATCATAATATTATGTCGGTATTGGCGGCAACTATCAGCGGCTTTTGGCTTTCGGATATTATAAAGGACATTACGGTAGGCGAAAGCGGCGAATGTTCTATGTTTGATGCAAAAGGCATTATTATTGCGGACAGAAACATGGACTTGGTAACCGCGCGGTATAACCTGATAGAAGAAGCAAAACAAAACCCCGAATTCGTATCAATAGCCGCATTTTTGGAATCCATATTAACTAAAGATGCTCATTCCGTAGGGTATTACGACTACGGCGGTTTAATTATAGTAGGATATGCAAAGTTATCCAATAACTGGCGTATAATTATAGGCTCCGCCGTCAGCGATGTTATGGGTGCAATATCCGTATTAAGAAATTCGATATATATTTTAGGACTGTTCATTTTATTGCTTACCCTTGTTATAGTCTTTATTGTAGCCCATATACTCGTAAAACCGATAATCGGAGCCGTAAACGCTTTAAACGATATAGCTCACGGCGAAGGAGATTTAACCGTTCAATTGCCCGTTTCGGGAAATGACGAAATTACCGATTTATCCAGATATTTTAATCAAACTATCGAAAAAATCGGAAAAGCGATTCACGAAGTAAGTACCAATGCGGATATTATGAAAAATATAGGGGAAGAACTTGCAAGCAATATGACCGAAACCGCAGGTGCGGTACATCAAATAAGTGCAAATATAGAAGGAGTAAAACATCAGGCTTTAACTCAAGCCGCAAGCGTAACGGAAACGGTTTCAACTATAGAAGAAATAATTCAGACAATCCGACAGCTTAACACAAATATAGAAAAACAAACCTTATCCGTTGCAAAATCTTCTTCCGCAATAGAACAGATGGTTGCCAACATAAGTTCAATTACGCAAATTCTTGAAAAAACAAACGATGTAATAAAGAATTTAAGCAATGCAACCGAAGACGGAAAACAGACGATAGCGACATCCAATAGCGTAACGCAAAAAATAGCAGAAGAATCGGGAGGCTTATTGGAAGCGAGCTCCGTTATTCAACATATAGCAAGTCAAACCAATTTGCTTGCAATGAATGCCGCAATAGAAGCCGCCCATGCGGGCGAAGCCGGAAAGGGTTTTGCGGTTGTTGCGGACGAAATAAGAAAACTTGCGGAAGAGTCTTCCATGCAGGGAAAAACAATTACTTCAACGCTTAAAACCTTATCCGGAGAAATTGAAATACTTTCCGGTTCGGCAAAAACTGCTGAAGAAAAATTCAACGCAATTTTCGGTTTGTCGGATGAGGTAAAAAGTATGAGCAGCCGGCTCATGGAAGCAATGAAAGAACAGGAAAACGGCAGTAAAGAAGTATTAACGGCAATAGAAGATATTAATGCAATTACGGCCCAAGTAAACGCGGGCTCCGCCGAAATGCTTATAGGCGGTGAGAATGTCGCCAAGGAAATGCAAAAACTTGACGGATTGACCCGCTCCATTACCGACAGTATGAACGAAATGGCTGCAGGCGCAATTCAAATTAACAATGCCGTACAGGAAGTAAACGAGATAACTCAAAAGAACAAAATCAGTATTGAAAATCTGGTAAAAGAAGTTAATCGATTTAAAGTATAA
- the fliS gene encoding flagellar export chaperone FliS — protein sequence MSYNSQAVAAYKEVKVKTASQGSLILMLYTEGIKQINSAIEKMRVPKIPAKDIEKINNHILKAQDIITELMASLDLEAGGEIAKNLLSIYSYFNQQLLTANLKKDYKPLLDVKTMMEELEKVWSQIISTQPAPANVSAPVGINIAG from the coding sequence ATGAGCTATAACAGTCAAGCGGTTGCGGCATATAAAGAAGTCAAAGTAAAAACCGCAAGTCAGGGGTCTCTTATTTTAATGCTTTACACTGAAGGAATTAAGCAAATAAATTCCGCAATAGAAAAAATGAGAGTTCCTAAAATCCCTGCAAAAGATATAGAAAAAATCAACAATCACATTTTAAAAGCTCAAGATATTATTACCGAGCTTATGGCTTCGCTTGATTTGGAAGCGGGCGGAGAAATCGCTAAAAATCTTCTTTCCATTTATTCTTATTTTAATCAACAATTATTAACGGCAAATTTAAAAAAAGATTATAAACCCCTTCTTGATGTTAAAACGATGATGGAAGAATTGGAAAAAGTATGGAGCCAAATTATTTCTACACAACCGGCTCCCGCCAATGTTTCCGCCCCTGTAGGCATAAATATTGCAGGTTAG
- a CDS encoding PspC domain-containing protein: protein MRKRLYKSSQNKKICGVCAGLADYFDIDVVLIRIIWAVAVFVFGSGILVYIIAAIIMPYDTDINDGDNTEYEYAPKD from the coding sequence ATGCGAAAGCGATTATATAAATCTTCACAAAATAAAAAAATATGCGGTGTGTGTGCCGGTCTGGCGGATTATTTTGACATTGACGTAGTTTTAATACGTATTATTTGGGCCGTAGCCGTTTTTGTTTTCGGAAGCGGTATTTTGGTATATATAATTGCCGCAATTATTATGCCTTATGACACGGACATAAATGACGGCGATAATACGGAGTATGAATACGCTCCTAAAGATTAA